In the Pygocentrus nattereri isolate fPygNat1 chromosome 19, fPygNat1.pri, whole genome shotgun sequence genome, one interval contains:
- the LOC108428347 gene encoding myosin-7-like — protein sequence MGDAEMSVFGAAAPYLRKSEKERLEAQTRPFDMKKECFVPDPVEEFVRATVTSREGDKVTVQTETGKTQTFKDSQILQQNPPKFDKIEDMAMLTFLHEPAVLFNLKERYAAWMIYTYSGLFCVTVNPYKWLPVYNREVVIAYRGKKRSEAPPHIFSISDNAYQYMLADRENQSILITGESGAGKTVNTKRVIQYFASIAASATKKDVAAQNKGTLEDQIIQANPALEAFGNAKTIRNDNSSRFGKFIRIHFDTRGKLASADIETYLLEKSRVIFQLKAERDYHIFYQILSNKKPEILEMILVTQNPYDYAFISQGETTVASIDDADELMATDSAFDVLGFTQEEKNSVYKLTGAIMHHGNMKFKQKQREEQAEPDATEDADKAAYLMGLNSAELLKGLCHPRVKVGNEWVTKGQNVQQVYYAVGALSKAVYEKMFLWMVARINQSLETKQPRQYFIGVLDIAGFEIFDFNTFEQLCINFTNEKLQQFFNHHMFVLEQEEYKKEGIEWEFIDFGMDLQACIDLIEKPMGIMSILEEECMFPKATDATFKAKLYDNHLGKSSNFQKPRIVKGKAEAHFALVHYAGTVDYNINNWLVKNKDPLNETVVGLYQKSSLKLLAYLFANYIGADSATSDGGKKEKKKKGSSFQTVSALHRENLNKLMTNLRSTHPHFVRCIIPNETKTPGAMDNPLVMHQLRCNGVLEGIRICRKGFPNRILYGDFKQRYRILNPSAIPEGQFIDSKKGAEKLLASLDIDIQQYRFGHTKVFFKAGLLGQLEEMRDERLSKIITGIQARSRGLLSRIEYQKMVERRDALLVIQWNVRAFMAVKNWPWMKLFFKIKPLLRSAEAEKEMANMKEEFLKLKEAFAKSEARKKELEEKMVSLLQEKNDLQLQVQAEQDNLCDAEERCEGLIKNKIQMEAKTKELTERLEDEEEINAELTAKKRKLEDECSELKKDIDDLELTLAKVEKEKHATENKVKNLTEEMAALDEIIAKLTKEKKALQEAHQQTLDDLQSEEDKVNTLTKAKVKLEQQVDDLEGSLEQEKKVRMDLERAKRKLEGDLKLTQESIMDLENDKQQLEERLKKKDFEITQLNSKIEDEQAVIVQLQKKMKELQARVEELEEELEAERAARAKVEKQRADLARELEEISERLEEAGGATAAQIEMNKKREAEFQKLRRDLEEATLHHEATAATLRKKQADSVAELGEQIDNLQRIKQKLEKEKSELKLELDDVVSSMEQIVKSKTNLEKVSRTLEDQLNEFRNKCEENQRSLNDFSTQKAKLQAENDELSRQMEEKESLIFQLTRGKHSYSQQLEDLKRQLEEEVKAKNALAHAVQSCRHDSDLLREQYEEEQEAKAELQRSLSKANAEVALWRTKYETDAIQRTEELEEAKKKLAQRLQDAEEAVEAVNAKCSSLEKTKHRLQNEIEDLMVDMERSNAAAAALDKKQRNFDKVLADWKQKYEESQCELESSQKEARSLSTELFKLKNSYEESLDHLETIKRENKILQEEITDLTEQLGEGGKTVHELEKVRKQLEQEKSEIQAALEEAEGSLEHEESKILRAQLEYNQIKAGLERKLTEKDEEMEQSKRNLIRTIDTLQSSLEAETRNRNEALRVKKKMEGDLNEMEIQLSQANRQAAEAQKQLKSLHSNFKDCQLQLDDALRANDDLKENVAIVERRNVLLQAELEELRNVLEQTERGRKLAEQELLDVSERVQLLHSQNTGLLNQKKKVEADISQLQTEVEEAIQECRNAEEKAKKAITDAAMMAEELKKEQDTSAHLERMKKNMEQTIKDLQHRLDEAEQIAMKGGKKQVQKLEARVRELESELEAEQKRSSESVKGIRKYERRIKELSYQTEEDQKNIARLQDLVDKLQLKVKAYKRSAEDAEEQANVHLGKFRKLQHELDEAVERADIAESQVNKMRAKSREPGSKKGFDEE from the exons ATGGGAGACGCTGAAATGTCAGTGTTTGGGGCTGCAGCTCCTTACCTGCGGAAGTCAGAAAAGGAGCGCTTGGAGGCACAGACTCGTCCATTCGACATGAAGAAGGAATGTTTTGTGCCTGATCCTGTAGAGGAGTTTGTTAGGGCTACCGTCACCAGTCGTGAAGGAGACAAAGTGACTGTGCAAACAGAGACAGGGAAG accCAAACATTCAAGGACAGTCAGATTCTGCAACAGAATCCTCCCAAATTTGACAAAATTGAAGACATGGCCATGCTGACTTTTCTTCATGAGCCAGCTGTGTTATTTAATCTCAAAGAGCGGTATGCTGCGTGGATGATCTAT acatATTCAGGACTGTTTTGTGTCACTGTCAACCCCTACAAATGGTTGCCAGTGTATAATCGGGAAGTGGTTATAGCCTACAGGGGCAAGAAGAGGAGTGAAGCTCCTCCTCACATATTCTCCATTTCTGATAATGCCTATCAGTATATGTTAGCAG ACCGTGAAAACCAGTCAATCCTGATCAC TGGAGAATCTGGTGCTGGAAAGACCGTAAACACCAAGAGAGTCATTCAGTACTTTGCCAGCATTGCAGCAAGTGCCACAAAGAAGGATGTAGCTGCTCAAAATAAG GGAACTCTGGAAGATCAAATCATCCAAGCTAACCCTGCACTGGAGGCTTTTGGCAATGCCAAGACAATCAGAAATGATAATTCTTCCAGATTT GGTAAATTCATCAGAATCCACTTTGATACCAGGGGGAAGCTGGCATCAGCTGACATTGAAACAT ATCTTCTGGAAAAGTCTCGTGTGATCTTTCAGctcaaggcagagagagactATCACATTTTCTATCAAATCTTGTCAAACAAGAAACCTGAGATACTTG AGATGATACTGGTGACACAAAACCCCTATGACTATGCATTCATCTCTCAGGGAGAGACTACAGTTGCTTCTATCGATGATGCTGATGAGTTGATGGCAACAGAT AGTGCTTTTGATGTACTAGGCTTCACacaagaggaaaaaaattcTGTGTACAAACTAACTGGAGCTATTATGCACCATGGTAACATGAAATTCAAGCAGAAGCAACGTGAAGAGCAGGCAGAACCTGATGCAACTGAAG ATGCAGATAAAGCTGCCTATCTAATGGGCCTGAACTCTGCTGAGCTTCTTAAGGGTTTGTGTCATCCACGGGTGAAAGTAGGAAATGAGTGGGTGACCAAAGGACAAAATGTCCAACAG GTGTATTATGCTGTTGGCGCCCTGTCCAAAGCCGTGTATGAGAAAATGTTCCTCTGGATGGTGGCAAGAATCAACCAGTCCCTGGAAACAAAGCAACCACGGCAGTACTTCATTGGTGTACTGGACATTGCTGGCTTTGAGATTTTTGAT tttAACACCTTCGAACAGCTCTGCATTAACTTTACGAATGAGAAACTGCAACAGTTTTTCAACCATCACATGTTTGTGCTGGAACAAGAGGAGTACAAGAAAGAAGGTATAGAGTGGGAATTCATTGACTTTGGCATGGATTTGCAGGCCTGTATTGACCTGATTGAGAAG CCCATGGGTATCATGTCCATCCTTGAAGAGGAATGCATGTTCCCCAAAGCCACGGATGCAACCTTCAAAGCAAAGCTTTATGACAACCACCTAGGGAAATCCAGTAACTTCCAGAAACCAAGGATTGTAAAGGGCAAGGCAGAGGCTCACTTTGCCCTGGTTCACTATGCTGGCACTGTAGACTACAACATCAACAACTGGCTCGTAAAGAACAAGGATCCACTAAATGAAACTGTGGTTGGACTGTACCAGAAATCTTCACTGAAGCTACTGGCTTACTTGTTTGCTAATTATATTGGTGCAGACTCAG CTACCTCTGATGgtggcaaaaaagaaaagaagaagaaaggatcATCTTTCCAGACAGTGTCTGCACTTCACAGG GAAAATCTCAATAAGCTGATGACAAACCTGCGCTCCACCCATCCACATTTTGTACGCTGCATCATCCCCAATGAGACCAAGACTCCTGGTGCAATGGACAACCCCTTGGTTATGCATCAGCTGCGCTGTAATGGTGTGCTGGAAGGCATCAGAATCTGCAGGAAGGGTTTCCCCAACAGAATCCTGTATGGGGATTTCAAACAGAG ATATCGCATCCTGAACCCATCTGCCATCCCAGAAGGTCAATTCATAGATAGCAAGAAGGGGGCTGAAAAACTATTGGCTTCACTTGATATAGATATCCAACAATATAGGTTTGGGCATACTAAG gtgtTTTTCAAAGCAGGTCTTTTGGGTCAGTTAGAGGAAATGAGAGATGAGCGACTATCTAAAATAATCACAGGAATTCAAGCTAGGTCTCGTGGCCTTCTCTCAAGAATCGAATACCAGAAGATGGTGGAACGCAG GGATGCCTTACTTGTTATCCAGTGGAATGTGCGTGCATTCATGGCTGTCAAGAATTGGCCATGGATGAAGCTGTTTTTCAAGATTAAACCATTATTGAGGTCTGCTGAAGCAGAGAAGGAAATGGCTAACATGAAAGAGGAGTTTTTGAAACTCAAAGAGGCTTTTGCAAAATCTGAAGCTCGTAAGAAAGAACTTGAAGAGAAAATGGTCTCTCTTCTCCAAGAGAAGAATGATCTCCAGCTTCAAGTTCAGGCG GAACAAGACAATCTCTGTGATGCTGAGGAAAGGTGTGAGGGGCTGATAAAAAACAAGATCCAAATGGAAGCCAAAACTAAAGAACTAACTGAGAGGCTGGAGGATGAGGAAGAGATTAATGCAGAGCTAACAGCTAAAAAGAGAAAGCTGGAGGATGAGTGTTCTGAGCTCAAAAAAGACATTGATGATCTTGAGTTGACTCTGGCTAAagtggagaaagagaagcatgCTACAGAGAATAAG GTGAAGAATTTGACTGAAGAAATGGCAGCTCTGGATGAAATCATAGCCAAGCtaacaaaggagaaaaaagcCCTACAGGAAGCTCATCAACAAACCTTGGATGACCTACAGAGTGAGGAGGATAAAGTCAACACCCTCACTAAAGCCAAAGTTAAATTAGAGCAGCAAGTGGATGAT ttAGAAGGATCGCTTGAGCAAGAAAAGAAGGTCCGTATGGATCTTGAAAGGGCAAAGAGAAAACTAGAAGGTGACTTGAAGTTGACCCAAGAAAGTATAATGGATctggaaaatgacaaacaacAACTGGAGGAACGTCTTAAGAA GAAAGACTTTGAAATTACCCAGCTTAACAGTAAAATTGAAGATGAGCAAGCTGTGATTGTCcaactacagaaaaaaatgaaggagCTACAG GCACGAGTTGAAGAGCTTGAAGAAGAACTTGAGGCAGAAAGAGCTGCCAGGGCCAAGGTGGAGAAACAGAGGGCAGACTTGGCCAGAGAGCTGGAGGAGATAAGTGAGAGACTGGAAGAGGCTGGCGGAGCTACTGCTGCTCAGATTGAGATGAACAAAAAAAGGGAGGCTGAGTTCCAGAAACTACGCAGAGACCTTGAAGAGGCCACTCTGCATCATGAAGCCACAGCTGCCACATTGAGAAAGAAACAAGCTGACAGTGTGGCTGAACTGGGAGAGCAGATAGATAACCTGCAGAGAATCAAACAAAAactggagaaagagaagagtgagCTTAAATTGGAACTGGATGATGTTGTCTCCAGTATGGAACAGATTGTCAAATCCAAA ACTAACCTGGAGAAGGTAAGCAGGACTCTGGAAGACCAGCTGAATGAATTTCGAAACAAGTGTGAGGAAAACCAAAGGTCTCTCAATGATTTTTCAACTCAGAAGGCAAAGCTTCAGGCTGAGAATG ATGAACTTTCAAGACAGATGGAAGAAAAAGAATCCCTAATCTTTCAACTTACAAGGGGAAAACACTCTTACAGTCAACAGCTTGAAGATCTGAAAAGGCAGCTTGAAGAAGAAGTCAAG GCAAAGAATGCTCTTGCTCATGCAGTGCAATCTTGCCGGCATGATTCAGATCTTCTCAGAGAACAATATGAGGAGGAACAAGAGGCCAAAGCAGAACTACAGCGTAGTCTATCTAAGGCTAATGCTGAGGTGGCTCTATGGAGAACCAAGTATGAAACTGATGCCATCCAGAGGACAGAGGAACTAGAAGAAGCCAA AAAGAAATTGGCTCAGCGTTTGCAAGATGCAGAAGAGGCTGTGGAAGCAGTTAATGCTAAATGTTCTTCTCTTGAGAAGACAAAACACAGGCTTCAGAATGAGATTGAAGATCTCATGGTGGATATGGAGCGATCCAATGCAGCTGCTGCAGCCTtggacaaaaaacaaagaaactttGATAAG GTCCTTGCTGATTGGAAGCAGAAGTATGAGGAGTCTCAATGTGAGCTAGAAAGttcccagaaggaagccagaTCCTTGAGCACTGAACTTTTCAAGCTGAAGAACTCTTATGAGGAATCTTTGGATCATTTGGAGACTATTAAGAGGGAGAACAAGATTCTCCAAG aggAAATAACAGATTTAACTGAGCAACTTGGTGAGGGTGGGAAGACAGTCCATGAACTAGAGAAGGTCAGAAAACAGCTGGAGCAAGAAAAATCTGAAATCCAAGCTGCCCTTGAGGAGGCAGAG GGCTCTTTAGAGCATGAAGAGAGTAAAATCCTAAGAGCCCAGCTGGAATATAACCAGATAAAGGCTGGTCTTGAACGTAAACTGACTGAAAAGGATGAGGAAATGGAACAGTCAAAAAGAAACTTAATTAGGACCATTGACACCCTGCAAAGCTCTTTGGAGGCAGAGACTCGTAACAGGAACGAGGCTCTCAGAGTAAAGAAGAAGATGGAAGGAGATCTGAATGAGATGGAGATTCAGTTAAGTCAAGCCAACAGACAGGCTGCAGAGGCCCAAAAACAACTGAAGAGCCTCCATTCTAATTTTAAG GATTGCCAACTTCAGCTGGATGACGCTCTGCGCGCCAATGATGATCTGAAGGAGAATGTTGCCATTGTAGAGAGACGTAATGTTCTGCTGCAGGCAGAACTTGAGGAGCTCAGAAATGTACTAGAGCAAACTGAGAGAGGACGCAAACTTGCTGAACAAGAACTCCTTGATGTCAGTGAGAGAGTGCAGCTTCTGCATTCCCag AATACAGGCCTACTGAATCAAAAGAAGAAAGTAGAAGCTGATATATCCCAACTTCAGACTGAAGTGGAAGAGGCAATACAGGAGTGCAGAAATGCGGAAGAAAAAGCGAAAAAGGCCATCACTGATGCTGCAATGATGGCAGAGGAACTGAAGAAGGAGCAGGATACCAGTGCTCACTTGGAGCGCATGAAGAAGAACATGGAGCAAACGATCAAGGACTTGCAGCACCGTTTGGATGAAGCAGAACAAATTGCCATGAAGGGGGGCAAGAAACAAGTACAGAAGTTGGAGGCCAGG GTAAGAGAGCTGGAGAGTGAACTTGAAGCAGAGCAGAAGAGAAGCAGTGAATCTGTGAAGGGAATTCGCAAATATGAACGTCGCATTAAAGAACTTTCCTACCAG ACTGAAGAGGACCAAAAGAACATAGCCCGTCTTCAAGATTTAGTGGACAAGCTGCAACTTAAAGTTAAGGCCTACAAGAGATCTGCTGAAGATGCT GAGGAACAGGCCAATGTTCATCTTGGAAAATTCCGCAAATTGCAGCATGAGCTAGATGAAGCTGTGGAGAGGGCTGACATTGCTGAGTCCCAGGTCAACAAAATGCGTGCAAAGAGTCGTGAGCCAGGCTCAAAG AAAGGGTTTGATGAAGAGTGA